From the genome of Triticum aestivum cultivar Chinese Spring chromosome 3B, IWGSC CS RefSeq v2.1, whole genome shotgun sequence, one region includes:
- the LOC123068200 gene encoding 30S ribosomal protein S7, chloroplastic-like, which yields MSRRGTAEKRTAKSDPIFRNRLVNMVVNRILKDRKKSLAYQILYRAVKKIQQKTETNPLLVLRQAIRRVTPNIGVKTRHNKKGSTRKVPNEIGSKQGRALAIRWLLEASQKRPGRNMAFKLSSELVDAAKGSGGAIRKKEATHRMAEANRALAHFR from the coding sequence ATGTCACGTCGAGGTACTGCAGAAAAAAGAACTGCAAAATCTGATCCAATTTTTCGTAATCGATTAGTTAACATGGTGGTTAACCGTATTCTGAAAGACAGAAAAAAATCATTGGCTTATCAAATTCTCTATCGAGCCGTGAAAAAGATTCAACAAAAGACAGAAACAAATCCACTATTGGTTTTACGTCAAGCaatacgtagagtaactcccaatatAGGAGTAAAAACAAGACATAATAAAAAAGGATCGACGCGGAAAGTTCCAAATGAAATAGGATCtaaacaaggaagagcacttgcCATTCGTTGGTTATTAGAAGCATCCCAAAAGCGTCCGGGTCGAAATATGGCTTTCAAATTAAGTTCTGAATTAGTAGATGCTGCCAAAGGGAGTGGGGGTGCCATACGCAAAAAGGAAGCGACTCATAGAATGGCAGAGGCAAATAGAGCTCTTGCACATTTTCGTTAA